AATCTTTTTTAGATGGAAAGCGTGATTTTCTTGGTTATATTCAAGCGATTGATTATTGGAAAGAAGAGATAGAAAACGATATTTTGCCTAACAAAGAAATAAGTTTTTTTGTATTTCAAAACGAGCCAAGCAAGACATTCAATTTAAGAAATTATTTGTTGTTATTGGCAAGATTGTTTGATCAAGAGGCGATCTGTTATTGTAAAAACGCTATTCATGATAAAGAAAACACTTATAAGGTAGAATTGGTGAGCGCTTTATCTGGTGGTTTTAATGAGGTGTGGGCTGAGTTCGCAGATGTTACATTCTCAGTGCCTAGTCAATTACCGCAATCTCTCACACGCTTAAAAAATAAGGCAGCTGCATTCTTTTCAAAACAGCCTAGTGGCAATTGTGGTATGAGTTTTAAGGAAATTGATAAGGTTCAAATAAAAGCGACATGCATGCCTAATATTGTTACTGGGGCATTTGAAGATGACATAAAATTATCTATTAAGCATAGTCAGTGGCGCGGTTATCCTAAAGTTTTTGATATTGAAAAGATAGAGAGCATAGAAAGAGAAGTTATTGAAGAGAGAGAACAACATAAAATAGGTTCGGCACAGAACCTTAAAATCAATCAAATTGCTGATGATTTAAAACAAGGTGAGGTAGTTAGTCATAAACTTATTGCGAACGCGCTTATAACGCAAAAAGCGCCCAATGATACGCCGCATGATGACGATTTAGATCAGTTTAAAAACCCTAAATGAAGCACCCCCTAGAAGAATTAAAAGACCCTGTAGAAAATCTTTTGCTATGGATTGGGCGCTTTTTGCGTTACAAATGCACGAGCCTGTCTAATTCCCAAGTGAAAGACCAAAACAAGGTTTTTGAATGCTTGAACGAATTCAATCATGCGTCCATCAGTTCAAGCCAATTAGAAAAAGTTTGCAAAAAAGCTCGTAATGCTGGATTGCTAGGGATTAACACCTACGCACTGCCCCTACTCAAATTTTACGAATACGCTCAAAAACTTTCTTTAAAATCGCTCAAAAGCATAGACGAAGTCATGTTGGCTGAATTTTTAAGTATTTATACCGGGGGTTTGAGTTTAGCCACCAAGAAAAATTACCGGATCGCCCTACTCGGGCTTTTTAGCTATATAGACAAGCAAAATCAAGATAAAAATGAAAAATCTTATATCTATAATATCACGCTTAAAAACATCAGCGGAGTGAATCAAAGCGCAGGCAACAAGCTCCCTACTCATTTAAACAATGAAGAATTAGAAAAATTTTTAGAGAGCATTGATAAAATAGAAATGTCCGCTAAAGTGCGCGCACGAAACCGCCTGCTCATTAAAATCATCGTTTTTACAGGCATGCGTTCTAATGAAGCCTTGCAGCTTAAAATAAAGGATTTCACTTTAGAAAATGGCTGTTATACGATTTTGATTAAAGGCAAGGGCGATAAATACAGGGCGGTGATGCTCAAAGCTTTCCACATTGAGAGCCTTTTAAAAGAATGGCTCATAGAAAGGGAATTGTATCCTGTTAAAAACGATTTATTGTTTTGCAACCAAAAAGGCATGGCTTTAACGCAAGCTTATTTGTATAAGCAAGTGGAGCGTATCATCAATTTTGCAGGACTCAGGCGAGAGAAAAATGGGGCACACATGTTAAGGCACTCTTTTGCGACCTTGCTTTATCAAAAACGCCATGATTTGATTTTAGTTCAAGAAGCTCTAGGGCATGCGAGCTTGAACACGAGCAGGATTTACACGCATTTTGACAAAGAGCGTTTAAAAGAAGCGGCGAGCATTTGGGAAGAAAATTAAAATACACCCCCTACTCCCTTAAGAAAATGATTTTTACCATAAAATCACTTAAACCCCCATTTTTCAAGAAATCAAAAAATTTTTAGCTCGCTCATTTAAAATTTTGCTTTCAAATTCTAACAGCCACTTTTTGACTTCTATGCCCCCATTATACCCCCCTAAAGCGCCATTTTTACGCACCACTCTATGACAAGGCACGATCAAAGAAATGGGGTTATTATAATTAGCGTTGCCAATAGCTCTGCAAGATTTAGGGTTATTAATGAGTTTTGCGATTTCATCGTAACTTTTTGTCTTGCCATAAGGGATAGTCATTAACGCAGACCAAACTTGTTTTTGAAAAAAAGTCCCTATCAAATCTAAAGGCGCATCAAATTCAAAAAGTTGTCCCAAAAAATAGCGCTCTAAGGCTTGAACGCTGAGTTTTAATGGGGCATTCATAGGGGTGTTATGAGAAAAATTGGTCGTATCAAAATCCAATCTCAATAAATGGCTCTCATTAGTGCACAAATGCAAATACTCTAAAGGGAAACTCTTAGGGGTCTTAAAATAGTAGTGGTATAAAGTCATCAAAAAAAGATCTTGTATAAAACAATCAATAGCGACAAACCATACACCCCTAAAATCAAAATTTTATGCATCTTTTCGTTCAAAAGCCCCATGATCCATTTAATCCCAATGCTCACGCCCATAACTGATCCTAAGCCCACAATCGCCCCTGCTAAAAGCACTTCTTTATTGATGATGTGGTGATACATTAAAGAAAAAGCTCCTGAAATGGAAGAAAACAAGATGAAAAATAGCCCTAACGCCACGCATTTTTTAGAATCATACCCTAAAAAATAATGCATCAAAGGCACCATGAGCATCCCCCCGCCAATCCCTAAAGTGATGGCAAAAAATCCTGTGAGCGCGCCAATTAAAAATAATTTCAAACCTTGTAAATGGTAGCGTTTGGTATCCGTTATCAAATCTTTTTTTTTAGGTTTTAGAACAAATTGGATCATAGAATACACGACTAAAAGCGCGAAAATAACCATTAAAATTTTACTGGAAACGATTTTTAAAACGAATCCGCTAAAACTCGCCCCTATCAGTCCCCCTGCCCCTATCAACAAGCCTAAAGAAAAATCAAGCGATTTTTTTTTGAAATTCAAAACAGATCCCACGAACGATGAAAGCGCCATTTGCAAAATGGAAATCCCAATGGATTCTTCAAAAGAATGCCCGGTTGCGAGCATGATAGGGACAATGATCAACCCCCCACCAATGCCAAAAATCCCTGATAGAATGCCAGTAAAAAGCCCTATCGCTATGTATAACACATAAATATCCATAAAAACCCTTAAAAAGTAAAACCCCCTCTTAAAAGAAAATTAAAAATAACCCTATTCTAATCAAACGCTAATACCAAACCCCCTAAACAACGCTTTTAAAAGTCATGCTTTTATTGGTCTGTTTTGTTTTTGCAACACAAAGCATGCGAATCATCATTGGGTTCGCTAATAGAGAGGTTTCTTAATTCATAAGCCAGTTTGATAGACGTCATAGCGTCATCCAAACCAAACCCCCCTTGAGCTAAAATCTGTTTGTAGCTTTCTATATACAGGTTATCAAAGCTCTGCGTGAGATTGACTTCTTCGCCCTCTAGGATCATTTTATGATAAACTTTTTCTTTAGCCACTCCCATGTGTTCTGGATTGATGGAAAAAAACCATCTTATTTTGGCATGCTCTAAAAAGAGTATCCCGCACACGCAGTCAGGCTCTTCTCTGTTGATAACCTTGTCTTTAACGCCTCCAAACAAATACAATAAAGTGTCAAAGATATTCACTCCCATTTGAGTGGCTAGCCCCCCACTCCTATTCACATCCGCTCGCCATGAAGAAAAATACCATTTCCCTTGAACGCTGATATAAGTGAGCGTGATGTCAAACACTTTTTCAGGGTTTTTGTCTAATTCGCTCTTGATTTTTTCTTTCAAAGCCAGCGTGTCGCAATGCAAGCGCAAGGGCAAAAGACTGAACACCCTTTTTTGGTGTTTCACCTCCAAATCTTTCAATTCTTGTATTTCGCCAGGGTCTAAAACTAAGGGTTTTTCACAAATCACATGCATGCCGTTTCTTAACCCGAAACGGATGTGATCAAAATGCGTGTGCGTGGGCGTGCAAACGCTCAAATAGTTGATTTCTTTACCCATAGCCCTAGATTGCTCTAAATGCTTTTCAAAATCTTCAATATTGGTAAAAAACTCTGATTGCGGGAAATACTCATCTAAAACCCCCACGCTATCGTGAATATCAAAAGAGCAATCCAAAAAATGCCCTGTATCTCTAATCGCTTGCAAGTGCTTGGGAGCGATAAACCCCCTGAACCAATCATCGCAAAAAGCATTCATCTTCCTTAAATAATTTTAAATCTCATTTTAGCAAAGATTAGCTTATTTAAGCTTATATTATTGGCAATTAAAACACTCCACCGATCGATCCAACACGCTTTTTTCATCTATGCTAGGGCTTTCGCTGCGCAAATAATAAGTGGATTTGAGTCCTAATTTCCAAGCGAGCGTGTAGATTTCATGCAAGGTTTTACCGCTAGCGTTTTCTATGCGTAAAAACACATTAATGCTTTGGCCTTGATCGATCCACTTTTGGCGCACGGCCGCTGCTTTAATCAAATCTTTAGCGTCAATATCATAGGCTGATGTGTAAAAATTCCAGGTTTCTACATTCAAATTAGGCACTACAACTGGAATTAGCCCGCTCAAATTTTCTTCAAACCATTTTTTCTTATAAATGGGTTCAATCGTTTGGGTTGTGCCTACTAAAATAGAAATGGAGCTTGTAGGAGCGATCGCCATTAAATAGCCATTACGCATGCCATTGGCTTTGACTTTTTCCCTCAAACCTTGCCAATCGCAAGCGTGGTTAAAAAGCCCTTTTTCGGTGAGCTTTAAGGCTTCATTATTGGCTTTATCAATGGGGAAAATCCCCTTACTCCATTCTGAATTTTCAAAATCCTTATACACCCCTTTTTCTTTCGCTAAATTCGCGCTCGTGTCAATCGCATGGTAGCTGATTTGCTCCATTAAAGCATCAATTTTTTCTAAATGCTCTTTAGATCCCCAGGCGATTTGGTGTTCTGCGAGCATTTGCGCTTCACCCATAACCCCTAACCCTATAGCTCTATTTTGTAAATTAGTGGCTTTGACTTTGCGGTTAGGGTAGAAATTCAAATCAATCACATTGTCTAAGAGCCTGATAATGATCGGCACGACCCTTTTAATGTCTTCTTCGGTGTTGATCTTGCTTAAATTGATGCTCGCTAGATTGCACACCGCCGTTTGCCCGTCTTTAGCGACCTTAGTAGCGATATAGATTTTTTTGCCTTTTAGAATATCCGTGCTAGTGAGCTTGTTAGCGCATTTAGTGATGTTACTATCTGTCGTTACCAACTCTTTTTCTTCAAAAAACTCTATGGTGCCGTCGGTGTATTCTATTTGCATGTAGTAGTGGTTGGGCGCGGTATTTTGAAAAATCTCTGTGCATAAATTAGACGATCGAATGATTCCTGCATGAGCGTTTGGATTGCACCGATTGGCGTTGTCTTTAAAGGCCAAGAAAGGCAAACCGGCTTCAAAATAATTCATTAAGATTTTTTTCCATAAATCTTTAGCGTTAATGTATTCTTTAATGATTTTAGGATCTTTTTCATACTCTAAATAGCGTTTTTCAAAATCCTGCCCATAAAGTTCAGTCAAATCCTTACACTCATAAGGGTCAAACAAAGTCCACATGGCGTCTTCTAAAACCCTTTTCATGAACAAATCGCACACCCAAAGAGCCGGGAACAAATCATGCGCTCTTCGCCTTTCATCGCCGCTATTTTTCCTTAAATCAATGAACTCCATCACATCAATGTGCCAGATTTCCAAATACACCGCAATCGCACCCTTTCGTGTGCCTAATTGATCCACCGCAATTGCCACATCGTTAGCGATTTTTAAAAAAGGGATCGTGCCAGCGCTCGCATTTTTATGCCCATCAATATAACTCCCAATAGATCGCACCAAAGAAAAATCCCAGCCGATCCCTCCGCCGTATTTGGACAATAGCGCCATTTCCTTATAGCTGTCAAAAATCCCCTCAATATTATCCGGCGTGCTACCAATGTAGCATGAGCTTAATTGGTGCTTGGTGGTGCGCGCGTTCGCTAGAGTGGGGGTTGCGCACATCGCTTCAAACTTGCTTAAAACTTCATAAAATTCTAAAGCGATTTTATTGGGTTCTTGTTCGTTTTGCGCTAAAAACATCGCAATGCTCATAAACATGTGCTGGGGCAGTTCAATAGGGTTATTGTTAGTGTCTTTTAACAAATAGCGATCATACAAGGTTTTAATCCCTAAATAATTGAATTGGAAATCCCTTTCAGGCTTGATCTGGCTATTTAAAAACTCTAAATCAAATTTTTCCTTAAAGCCCTTAAGGATGCGGCCCTTTTCTTCAGCGTTTTCAAAATACTCTTTCAAATGCCTATACCCTGTAAAACCACTCACTTTATGGTATAAATCATACAAAAAAAGCCTTGAGGCGACAAAGCTCCAATTAGGCGTGTCAATATCTATTTTATCCACAGCGGTTTTAATCAAAGTTTGTTGGATTTCTTCAGTAGTGATCTTGTCCCTGAATTGCAACCTCGCATCCACTTCCAGCTCACTTTGGCTCACGCCCTCTAAATTGTCCGTAGCGTCCTTAGTGTATTTTTGGATTTTTGTAATGTCCAAAGGCTCAATGCGCCCGTTTCGTTTAACCACCGTAATCAAAATTTTTCCTTTAAATCAAATCGTTTTCTTTTAAATTTGGCATTGTATCAATAAAAAACTTAAGAAAAAGAAAAGTTCAAGTTGGATCTGTTTTGTTAATGAGAATGAGTTTTAAAGTTTTTTAATTTTTTATACCCCCTCCATTTAATGCTATTTGGGTTAAATCACCACCCTAATTTAGCGCAAAGCCTAACACAAATCCCAAAACACACAAGAAAGCCAAGCATAACCAAACCCTCTATAAGGAGATTGCTAGGATGCCCACAATACGCCGAGATCTCATGGATAGCGGCAATAAAGGGCATCGTTAAAAGCATCACATAAAAATCCCTTAGTCTTGATCCTAACACAGCGTTATAAAACGCGCCAAAAAACCTAGCCTTAAAAATGGCTTTGAGAAACCTAGGGTATCTTACTTGGAAAGACTTATAACAATCCCTACCTCGAGGGTCAAATAAAAGGTTAGACAACAAAGCCGCTATTAAGATTGTTAGCCACGCGTAATAGCTGTCTTTAGGGTTAAAAAGTGGATCGCTAGCGCCTTGGCTATAACGCAATGTGGATATGCATCCCGCATAGACTATAGCCACTGCCCATTGATATTCCCAGTCGCTCAAACGCTTTTTTGAGCCATTCAAATTCTCTTTTGTGGTATCCATGTTATTTCCTTCCCCCCATCACCTTGGCTCATTTAAGATCACCAAGCATGCCCAAAACTATAGCCGTAATCATAAAAATCACGGATAGGTTCTCTTGGGGCTTGTGGTTCTCTAGTCTGAGGCTCTCTAGTTTGAGGCTCTCTATCAACGCCACGGATAAAATCTTCTACCCTATCGCCTACTTCAGACCCAATATATCCTCCTACTGTGCTACCAAGAAATCTCCCTAATCCAATACCCACTGGACCTCCAGGAACCCCAATTGCTCCTCCAATTTTATCACCAACAAAACCCCCAACACCACCCCCTATAAGTTTGCCTAATTCACCCCTTGCCTCTATTTTAGGACTAGCTACAGCTACATTAGCCATTGCACCGCATAAAACCACTACACAACTAAATGTTTTTAATCCACTCATAACAAATCCTTTCATAAAATGGAGATTCAAGGCATGTTTGGGCATACCTTATGAGAATATTTATACCACAACCCTATTAAAAGCGTTGTTACAGATCAGCCAAATATCACAAAAATCTCAATAAGCGTTTTGTTTCTACTCAAATTACAGGATTAAGGTAAATCATTATTTAAAAATACGCTCAATGAAGTTTTAAAACATTGCAATTCTTTTCAAGCTCCTTAAGGCTTCTTAAAAAACTTAAAATACCCGTTTTCAATAATAAAGAATGAGTTTTAAAGTTTCTTTAATTTTTTACTCCCCCCTCCATTTAATGCCATTTGGGTTAAATCACCACCCTAATTTAGCACAAAGCTTAAGAAAACATTGAAACCCTACAATAATCAAACCCTCTACAAGAAAGTTGCTAGGATGCCCGCAATACGCTGAAATTTCATGCATAGCGATACCAAAAGGTATCGTTAAGAGCACCATATAAAAATCCCTTAGTCTTGCCCCTAACACAGCGTCATAAAACGCGCCAAAAAACCTAGCCTTAAAAATGGCTTTAAAAAACTTGGGGAATCCTTGCCAAGTTTCAATAATGAAATAACCTGCCGACCTGCCTTTTGGGTTGAACAAGAGGTTAGACAACAAAGCCGCTATTAGAGTCGTTAGCCACACATAGTAACTATCTTTAGGGTTGAAAATCGGATCACCAACATCTGAGCGATAAAGAGCTGTTCTAAAAACTATGGAGTAACAAATTATAGCAACTAAACCCATTGCTATACTATATTCAGTATAATTCAAACGCTCTTTTGAGCCATTCAAATTCTCTTTTGTAGTATCCATGTTATTTCCTTCCCCCCATCACCTTGGCTCATTTAAGATCACCAAGCATGCCCAAAACTATAGCCGTAATCATAAAAATCACGGATAGGTTCTCTTGGGGCTTGTGGTTCTCTAGTCTGAGGCTCTCTAGTTTGAGGCTCTCTGTCTATGAAATCACGAATAAAATCTTCTACCTTATCGCCTATTTCCCGACCAAGCTGACCCCCAATCGCAGCCCCTAACGGCCCTCTGACCGCTCCCATTGTTGAACCAATGTCTCCTCCTATATCTCTGCCAAGCTGACCCCTTGCCTCTATTTTAGGACTAGCTACAGCTACATTAGCCATTGCACCGCATAAAACCACTACACAACTAAATGTTTTTAATCCACTCATAACAAATCCTTTCATAAAATGGAGATTCAAGGCATGTTTGGGCATACCTTATGAGAATATTTATACCACAACCCTATTAAAAGCGTTGTTACAGATCAGCCAAATATCACAAAAATCTCAATAAGCGTTTTGTTTCTACTCAAATTACAGGATTAAGGTAAATGATTATAATATTTTAGGATTTTTCATTATTTAAACAAATTAAGGTTTCTTAAAAAACTTAAAATACCCGTTTTCAATGTTAATTTGAGGGGCGCGTGAAAGGCTTAACGAACCGCTAGGAATGTCTTTAGTGATGGTGGTGCCGCTGCCGATTAAGACATTAGAGCCGATATTTATGGGGGCGACTAGCTGGCTATCGCTCCCTATAAAGACATTTTCACCGATGATCGTTTGGTGTTTCTTTTTACCATCATAATTGCAAGTGATCACGCCAGCCCCCACATTTGTGTTTTTCCCTATCTCGCAATCCCCTAAATAGCTCAAATGCCCTGCTTTAGCGCCTTGAAGTTTAGCGTTTTTAGTCTCTACAAAATTCCCCACATGGCTATTACAAATCACGCTTTTAGGGCGCGCATGGGCAAATGGCCCCACACTGCTATTAACAATCTGGCTCTCTTCTATCACGCTATAAGCCTTAATACGTGCGTTTTCTATCAAACAATTCCCAATCAAACGCACCCCTTGCTCTAAAACGCACTCCCCCTTAAAACTCACGCCTTTTTCTAAATAAATGCTATTAGGCAATTGCATCACTACCCCCAAGTCCATGGCGTTTTTCCGCAGTCTTTCTAGCATGATTTCTTCAGCCTTCGCCCTTTCTGTTTGGCTATTCACCCCTAAAAAACACTCTTCTTCTAAAAAAATAGCGTCAATTTTTTCGTTCCCCTTAATACCCAAAGCGATTAAATCCGTGAGGTAGTATTCTTTTTGGGCGTTTTGGTCATTAAGCTGGGGCAAGTATTTTTCTAAAAACTTTCTTTCAAAAAAATACACGCCAGCATTCACGCTTTTAATGGTTTTTTCTTCATCATTAGCGTCCTTTTCTTCTACAATCTTTTTAACCTGATGGTTTTCTAAAACAACGCGCCCATAACCTTTAGGATCAGCTAAATGGAGTAAGCCTATAGCGTTATTCTTGCTTTCTAATAAGGGGGTAAGAGCGTCTTTAGTGATTAAGGGCATGTCCGCATTCAAAATCAAAACCCGATCGTGTTTCGTAGGGATAGGCGATTTATCTTCTTGCATGATAGCCCCACCTGTCCCTGAATATTTTTCCACGATTTGAGCGTGAAAAATCACGCCCTTAAAACACTCCAACACCGCTTCTTTAATGCGTTCTTGTTGGTGGTGTAAGACAAGATGCACATCATTACTGATTGAAAAAGCCACTTCTAAAATGTAAAACAGCATAGGCTCTCCGCAAATCGTGTGTAAAGTCTTAGGCAGGCTAGAACGCATGCGAGTGCCTTTACCAGCGGCCAGTATGATTACAGAAAGCATTAAAATCCTTCAATTTATGGGGTTATTTTAGGGAATTTTAACATGCCTTATCTTATAATTTGACCTTGTTTTTATTAAAGATTTAAGGCTAGAATTGTGCGTTTTTTCATTTTTTTAATGCTTGCTCTCATTTGCCCTTTAATATGCCCCTTAATGAGCG
This is a stretch of genomic DNA from Helicobacter pylori. It encodes these proteins:
- a CDS encoding ribonucleoside-diphosphate reductase subunit alpha, which translates into the protein MITVVKRNGRIEPLDITKIQKYTKDATDNLEGVSQSELEVDARLQFRDKITTEEIQQTLIKTAVDKIDIDTPNWSFVASRLFLYDLYHKVSGFTGYRHLKEYFENAEEKGRILKGFKEKFDLEFLNSQIKPERDFQFNYLGIKTLYDRYLLKDTNNNPIELPQHMFMSIAMFLAQNEQEPNKIALEFYEVLSKFEAMCATPTLANARTTKHQLSSCYIGSTPDNIEGIFDSYKEMALLSKYGGGIGWDFSLVRSIGSYIDGHKNASAGTIPFLKIANDVAIAVDQLGTRKGAIAVYLEIWHIDVMEFIDLRKNSGDERRRAHDLFPALWVCDLFMKRVLEDAMWTLFDPYECKDLTELYGQDFEKRYLEYEKDPKIIKEYINAKDLWKKILMNYFEAGLPFLAFKDNANRCNPNAHAGIIRSSNLCTEIFQNTAPNHYYMQIEYTDGTIEFFEEKELVTTDSNITKCANKLTSTDILKGKKIYIATKVAKDGQTAVCNLASINLSKINTEEDIKRVVPIIIRLLDNVIDLNFYPNRKVKATNLQNRAIGLGVMGEAQMLAEHQIAWGSKEHLEKIDALMEQISYHAIDTSANLAKEKGVYKDFENSEWSKGIFPIDKANNEALKLTEKGLFNHACDWQGLREKVKANGMRNGYLMAIAPTSSISILVGTTQTIEPIYKKKWFEENLSGLIPVVVPNLNVETWNFYTSAYDIDAKDLIKAAAVRQKWIDQGQSINVFLRIENASGKTLHEIYTLAWKLGLKSTYYLRSESPSIDEKSVLDRSVECFNCQ
- a CDS encoding integrase gives rise to the protein MKHPLEELKDPVENLLLWIGRFLRYKCTSLSNSQVKDQNKVFECLNEFNHASISSSQLEKVCKKARNAGLLGINTYALPLLKFYEYAQKLSLKSLKSIDEVMLAEFLSIYTGGLSLATKKNYRIALLGLFSYIDKQNQDKNEKSYIYNITLKNISGVNQSAGNKLPTHLNNEELEKFLESIDKIEMSAKVRARNRLLIKIIVFTGMRSNEALQLKIKDFTLENGCYTILIKGKGDKYRAVMLKAFHIESLLKEWLIERELYPVKNDLLFCNQKGMALTQAYLYKQVERIINFAGLRREKNGAHMLRHSFATLLYQKRHDLILVQEALGHASLNTSRIYTHFDKERLKEAASIWEEN
- a CDS encoding methylated-DNA--[protein]-cysteine S-methyltransferase, whose protein sequence is MTLYHYYFKTPKSFPLEYLHLCTNESHLLRLDFDTTNFSHNTPMNAPLKLSVQALERYFLGQLFEFDAPLDLIGTFFQKQVWSALMTIPYGKTKSYDEIAKLINNPKSCRAIGNANYNNPISLIVPCHRVVRKNGALGGYNGGIEVKKWLLEFESKILNERAKNFLIS
- a CDS encoding pantothenate kinase, with amino-acid sequence MPKHALNLHFMKGFVMSGLKTFSCVVVLCGAMANVAVASPKIEARGELGKLIGGGVGGFVGDKIGGAIGVPGGPVGIGLGRFLGSTVGGYIGSEVGDRVEDFIRGVDREPQTREPQTREPQAPREPIRDFYDYGYSFGHAW
- a CDS encoding pantothenate kinase — encoded protein: MSGLKTFSCVVVLCGAMANVAVASPKIEARGQLGRDIGGDIGSTMGAVRGPLGAAIGGQLGREIGDKVEDFIRDFIDREPQTREPQTREPQAPREPIRDFYDYGYSFGHAW
- the glmU gene encoding bifunctional UDP-N-acetylglucosamine diphosphorylase/glucosamine-1-phosphate N-acetyltransferase GlmU produces the protein MLSVIILAAGKGTRMRSSLPKTLHTICGEPMLFYILEVAFSISNDVHLVLHHQQERIKEAVLECFKGVIFHAQIVEKYSGTGGAIMQEDKSPIPTKHDRVLILNADMPLITKDALTPLLESKNNAIGLLHLADPKGYGRVVLENHQVKKIVEEKDANDEEKTIKSVNAGVYFFERKFLEKYLPQLNDQNAQKEYYLTDLIALGIKGNEKIDAIFLEEECFLGVNSQTERAKAEEIMLERLRKNAMDLGVVMQLPNSIYLEKGVSFKGECVLEQGVRLIGNCLIENARIKAYSVIEESQIVNSSVGPFAHARPKSVICNSHVGNFVETKNAKLQGAKAGHLSYLGDCEIGKNTNVGAGVITCNYDGKKKHQTIIGENVFIGSDSQLVAPINIGSNVLIGSGTTITKDIPSGSLSLSRAPQINIENGYFKFFKKP
- a CDS encoding sulfite exporter TauE/SafE family protein; this translates as MDIYVLYIAIGLFTGILSGIFGIGGGLIIVPIMLATGHSFEESIGISILQMALSSFVGSVLNFKKKSLDFSLGLLIGAGGLIGASFSGFVLKIVSSKILMVIFALLVVYSMIQFVLKPKKKDLITDTKRYHLQGLKLFLIGALTGFFAITLGIGGGMLMVPLMHYFLGYDSKKCVALGLFFILFSSISGAFSLMYHHIINKEVLLAGAIVGLGSVMGVSIGIKWIMGLLNEKMHKILILGVYGLSLLIVLYKIFF